The Fervidibacillus albus genome contains a region encoding:
- a CDS encoding MGDG synthase family glycosyltransferase yields MKNLLFLPFLQIPSGHHQAADAIMAEIIRFNQSFRCEKIDLFSYSYRNVERFSSRMYLKWIDTFPTTYSTLYKQLVVVSERKRDSFFYEIFFLRQMEKLIAEKKPDGIICTHALPSLLLSKLKMAGKLDIPVFNVYTDFFIHKGWGIEGIDGHFISTENMKSFLLKRGVKERNIFLTGIPTHPQIQKRPVIPENPRGRGNVCVSGGSMGAGKIIPLINQMEKDNSLHYYILCGKNSRLYRKLCAMNKSNIIPIGYIPSRKMMDLFYNQMDLLVTKPGGLTVTEALNKKIPVFIYYTLPGQEEFNLQELKSLRLVKDLSSPSNQQFLSEQLKEFLHTPTIYSEYFSVLDRYEKMKLQKSPAAIIADYMQ; encoded by the coding sequence ATGAAAAATCTATTATTCCTTCCTTTTTTACAAATCCCTTCCGGACATCATCAAGCAGCCGATGCGATCATGGCGGAAATAATCCGTTTTAACCAATCCTTTCGTTGTGAAAAAATCGACTTATTTTCGTACAGTTACAGGAATGTCGAAAGGTTCAGTTCTCGCATGTATTTAAAATGGATCGATACCTTTCCGACAACGTACAGCACTCTTTACAAACAGCTCGTCGTAGTTTCTGAACGGAAAAGGGACAGTTTTTTTTACGAAATCTTTTTTCTCCGCCAAATGGAAAAATTAATTGCAGAAAAGAAACCGGACGGCATCATTTGTACCCACGCTCTTCCCTCCTTACTTTTAAGTAAATTGAAAATGGCCGGAAAGCTGGATATTCCCGTATTTAACGTGTACACCGATTTTTTTATACATAAAGGTTGGGGCATTGAAGGAATTGATGGTCATTTCATTTCAACGGAAAATATGAAGTCATTTTTACTCAAAAGAGGAGTAAAGGAGCGAAATATTTTTTTGACCGGAATTCCCACTCATCCACAGATTCAAAAAAGACCGGTCATACCGGAAAATCCGAGGGGAAGGGGAAATGTTTGCGTTTCCGGTGGCAGTATGGGAGCGGGAAAGATTATCCCCCTTATCAATCAAATGGAAAAAGACAATTCGCTTCACTATTATATTTTATGTGGTAAAAATTCCCGATTGTATCGAAAACTGTGTGCGATGAATAAAAGCAATATTATCCCAATCGGTTACATCCCGTCGAGAAAGATGATGGATCTTTTTTATAATCAAATGGATCTCCTCGTAACAAAACCCGGGGGATTGACGGTTACAGAAGCGCTGAATAAAAAAATACCGGTATTTATTTATTACACTTTGCCGGGGCAAGAAGAATTCAATTTACAAGAATTGAAATCGTTACGTCTCGTAAAGGATCTCTCCTCTCCATCGAACCAACAATTCCTTTCCGAACAATTGAAGGAATTTCTTCATACCCCCACTATTTATAGCGAATATTTTTCTGTACTCGATCGTTACGAAAAAATGAAACTTCAAAAATCACCGGCAGCAATAATCGCCGACTATATGCAATGA
- a CDS encoding cupredoxin domain-containing protein: protein MNVFVIRGGWMWRIVLLFLFFISAYIWYSFQWNVTTAFSASETNPIREIHMVTGEFKTVTADGKEIESYRFSPGTIFLKKGEKVHLQIYGVNGDEHPVIVEGTDIQATVKKGEETVIPLQFEKEGTYRLICLTHTDYEQNGPMIAYIVVD, encoded by the coding sequence ATGAATGTATTTGTCATTCGAGGTGGATGGATGTGGAGAATTGTATTACTGTTCTTATTTTTCATTTCCGCTTATATTTGGTATTCCTTTCAGTGGAATGTGACAACGGCTTTTTCCGCCTCAGAAACAAATCCGATTCGCGAAATCCATATGGTTACCGGTGAATTCAAAACCGTAACAGCGGATGGAAAAGAAATTGAGTCGTACCGTTTTAGCCCCGGAACGATTTTTTTGAAAAAGGGAGAAAAGGTTCACTTGCAAATTTACGGTGTGAACGGTGACGAGCATCCGGTAATCGTCGAAGGGACAGACATACAAGCGACCGTAAAAAAAGGGGAAGAAACGGTCATTCCCCTCCAATTTGAAAAGGAAGGGACGTATCGACTCATATGTTTAACCCACACCGATTACGAACAAAACGGTCCTATGATTGCTTATATAGTCGTGGATTAA
- a CDS encoding DUF4085 family protein, producing the protein MLRFFTKNWYEQMQLTGMITTFETDDEWEDFLQSFDSEKDAFEYLRCELRDEKDRLLKALPETFHPYVHNGSINQPTLPEQIRKQLILWQKGLEEKVEKTMGDAHRHFQHLQKELPPSFVQLMEEGLHDAQITYIFRKDDYLRLTLNREGSFSNSAAVVLEFFEIQTENCDLPLSEGMYWLYEEVDLAKDGFKLGVLFEPLCEWEIVAKEFQMTKYFRNEANFGFEEDEHGSKNECNVCDVEKRLNWKFPKAFLTFLSTFRSGKHNHPFVLLHDTELEIETFLSLDEYERKEDYIPFAKCKDGVIAFHINSKNIVYLNGVRQRVVAQNFESFLQNMYAKEWIDEMELTIQTVPLEELEDAIFSNQLELNVQAWNTVIQDPASHQQLIEKALIFYLKHEDEEKQMIGQVYFNHIEENHLLPKEILKRFNIR; encoded by the coding sequence ATGTTACGTTTTTTTACAAAAAATTGGTACGAACAAATGCAATTAACTGGGATGATTACGACATTTGAGACCGATGATGAATGGGAAGACTTTCTTCAAAGTTTCGATTCCGAGAAAGATGCATTTGAATATTTACGATGTGAATTAAGAGATGAAAAGGATCGATTATTAAAAGCACTTCCCGAAACCTTTCATCCATATGTTCATAATGGAAGCATTAATCAACCGACATTGCCGGAACAAATTCGTAAACAGTTGATCCTTTGGCAAAAAGGGTTAGAAGAAAAAGTGGAGAAAACAATGGGAGATGCCCATCGACATTTCCAGCACCTACAAAAGGAGCTCCCTCCTTCCTTCGTACAATTAATGGAAGAAGGTTTACATGACGCTCAAATTACGTATATTTTCCGTAAAGACGATTATTTACGACTTACATTAAACAGAGAAGGAAGTTTTTCCAACAGTGCAGCCGTTGTCTTAGAATTTTTCGAAATTCAAACGGAAAATTGTGACCTCCCTCTCTCAGAAGGCATGTATTGGCTATATGAAGAAGTAGATTTGGCAAAGGACGGTTTTAAATTAGGGGTACTATTTGAACCGTTATGTGAATGGGAAATCGTCGCGAAGGAATTTCAGATGACAAAATATTTTCGAAATGAAGCGAATTTCGGTTTTGAAGAAGATGAACATGGAAGTAAAAACGAATGCAACGTATGCGACGTCGAAAAGAGACTCAATTGGAAATTTCCGAAGGCCTTTCTAACCTTCCTTTCAACGTTTCGTAGTGGAAAGCACAACCATCCATTCGTTTTACTCCATGACACAGAGCTAGAAATTGAAACATTTCTTTCACTCGATGAATACGAGCGAAAGGAAGATTATATTCCCTTTGCCAAATGTAAAGATGGTGTCATCGCCTTTCATATAAATAGTAAAAATATCGTTTACTTGAACGGTGTGAGACAACGTGTAGTCGCACAAAACTTTGAAAGTTTTTTACAAAACATGTATGCAAAGGAATGGATTGATGAAATGGAGTTGACCATCCAAACCGTTCCACTCGAAGAATTAGAAGACGCTATTTTTAGCAATCAATTAGAATTAAATGTTCAAGCTTGGAATACGGTTATACAAGATCCCGCATCCCATCAACAATTAATCGAAAAGGCACTCATTTTCTATCTCAAACACGAAGATGAGGAAAAGCAAATGATTGGTCAAGTGTATTTTAACCACATTGAAGAAAATCATCTTTTACCAAAGGAAATTTTGAAACGCTTTAACATCCGATGA
- a CDS encoding biotin transporter BioY, with the protein MKNTGHRLKKMIVSALFASIIGILAQLTIPIPNIPITGQTLGVGLAATILGAKQGTYTLILYVFMGAVGVPVFSNFSSGLATIFGPTGGYIVGFIPSAWFIGFLLEKTSFRFSNAFFANLIGMVTTLLFGTIWYKWISDIGWSASFLTGFVPFIIVGIIKAYFASVIGITVRKQLIRAKLL; encoded by the coding sequence ATGAAAAATACTGGACATCGGTTGAAGAAAATGATTGTTTCGGCCCTTTTTGCAAGTATTATCGGAATTTTGGCCCAATTAACCATTCCGATTCCAAACATTCCGATAACCGGACAAACGTTAGGGGTCGGGTTGGCAGCGACGATTCTCGGAGCGAAACAAGGGACGTATACACTGATTTTATATGTGTTCATGGGAGCAGTTGGAGTTCCCGTATTCTCAAATTTTTCTTCTGGACTTGCGACCATCTTTGGACCGACGGGAGGATACATCGTTGGATTTATTCCGTCCGCATGGTTCATAGGTTTTCTATTGGAAAAAACATCCTTCCGCTTTTCCAACGCCTTCTTCGCCAATTTAATCGGAATGGTTACCACCTTGCTATTTGGTACGATTTGGTATAAATGGATCAGTGATATCGGCTGGAGCGCCTCCTTTCTCACCGGTTTTGTACCTTTTATCATCGTAGGAATTATTAAAGCGTATTTCGCATCCGTCATCGGGATTACCGTCCGCAAACAACTCATTCGGGCGAAATTGTTGTAA
- the crcB gene encoding fluoride efflux transporter CrcB gives MTVISIMVGGFFGAISRFYVSGRMNERFGLFFPVGTFFVNMIGSFLLGLLIGCHSVATTFYKLFGIGFLGSFTTYSTFMNELVQLHGREEKKEEGAYLIVSLLLGMIFALVGLWIGRLFFS, from the coding sequence ATGACAGTCATTTCCATAATGGTCGGCGGTTTCTTTGGAGCTATTTCTCGATTTTACGTGAGCGGACGGATGAATGAACGATTCGGTCTTTTTTTCCCCGTTGGAACGTTCTTCGTAAACATGATCGGTTCTTTCCTTTTAGGGTTATTAATCGGGTGTCATTCTGTCGCTACTACTTTTTACAAATTATTTGGAATCGGATTTCTCGGTTCCTTTACGACATATTCCACATTTATGAACGAACTTGTTCAATTACATGGACGGGAAGAAAAGAAAGAAGAGGGAGCCTATTTAATTGTTAGTCTCCTCCTTGGCATGATCTTTGCTTTGGTCGGATTATGGATTGGAAGGTTATTTTTTTCTTAA
- the crcB gene encoding fluoride efflux transporter CrcB: MWLYVGIGGSLGALTRYGVSLLFSPFQFNGFPIATFSVNILGSFLLGLTLGYVQNNELKNRRLYTGLTAGFLGSFTTFSTFSVETVQFIESGMFLMSVAYMVGSVVFGWMLASSGTKLGKRMWQVGKGLG; this comes from the coding sequence TTGTGGCTTTATGTAGGCATCGGCGGTTCTCTCGGTGCATTAACGAGATACGGGGTTAGCCTTCTGTTTTCCCCTTTTCAATTTAATGGTTTTCCAATCGCCACCTTTTCCGTCAATATTCTCGGTTCGTTTTTACTGGGACTTACGTTAGGATATGTTCAAAATAACGAGTTGAAAAATCGACGGTTGTATACAGGATTAACAGCCGGATTTCTCGGTTCCTTCACGACGTTTTCTACTTTTAGCGTTGAAACGGTTCAATTCATTGAAAGTGGAATGTTTTTGATGTCAGTTGCATATATGGTCGGTTCTGTCGTCTTCGGATGGATGTTGGCATCTTCGGGTACGAAATTAGGAAAACGCATGTGGCAAGTTGGGAAGGGTTTGGGATGA
- a CDS encoding NAD(P)H-hydrate dehydratase: MKLYIYREEEIRKVDTEAMEHGLPVNTLMENAGRGLFEKIAKHVTKEMSILILAGKGNNGGDGIVLARYLQLNGYETDLVFPFGMPASVTATEHFRFYKNLHFPFSTSINKEKHYDVIIDSLLGIGTRLPLNEMYIDCITWCNEQPALRIAVDLPTGVLADQGNTDIAFRADYTYALHGCKPSAFLLPAAHFYGEVDVIDLGLPHTSNWKLWDGNDVARTLSDRSTFSHKGSFGTGLLLAGSDEMPGSALLAGLGAMKTGIGKLVIGTSKFVASTISNRLPEATYWFDGLQRCAKGHLVKGIRAAAIGPGLNAPYLVEEAINCLWERDIPLLMDAGALTEREYAPRETPVIITPHPGEFSRMTGKTVEEIQSDRIKLASEYAINHRMIVVLKGTYTVIAYPDGTGVINTSGNHCLAKGGSGDTLTGMLLALLCTEEDIKSAVANGVYLHGACADEIVKNKDARAVSIGELTDVLGTVLQRIKG; the protein is encoded by the coding sequence ATGAAATTGTATATTTACCGTGAAGAAGAAATTAGAAAAGTTGATACGGAAGCGATGGAACACGGACTACCGGTGAATACGTTGATGGAAAACGCTGGGAGAGGGCTTTTTGAAAAAATTGCGAAACATGTAACGAAGGAAATGTCCATTCTCATCCTGGCAGGGAAGGGAAATAATGGCGGTGACGGAATCGTTTTAGCTAGATATTTACAGTTAAACGGTTATGAAACGGATCTCGTCTTTCCGTTCGGCATGCCCGCATCGGTAACAGCGACGGAACATTTTCGCTTTTATAAAAATTTACATTTTCCGTTTTCGACTTCTATTAATAAAGAAAAGCACTATGACGTTATCATTGACAGTTTGCTCGGAATCGGTACACGACTGCCGTTAAACGAAATGTACATCGATTGTATTACTTGGTGCAATGAACAACCAGCCCTTCGAATTGCGGTTGACTTACCGACCGGAGTATTGGCTGATCAGGGGAATACAGATATCGCCTTCCGTGCGGACTATACGTATGCATTGCACGGATGTAAACCTTCTGCCTTTCTCCTACCCGCTGCGCATTTTTATGGGGAAGTAGATGTCATCGACCTCGGTCTTCCTCATACGTCTAATTGGAAATTATGGGACGGTAACGATGTCGCCCGAACGTTATCAGATCGCTCTACCTTTTCCCATAAAGGATCATTTGGCACCGGTCTTCTGCTTGCCGGATCCGATGAAATGCCCGGAAGCGCTCTTTTAGCAGGTCTCGGTGCGATGAAAACAGGAATTGGCAAACTCGTGATTGGAACGAGTAAATTCGTTGCCTCGACTATCTCCAATCGCTTACCGGAAGCAACGTATTGGTTCGACGGTTTACAAAGATGTGCTAAAGGTCATCTTGTTAAAGGAATTCGAGCTGCAGCTATCGGACCAGGATTAAATGCGCCATATTTAGTTGAAGAAGCGATTAATTGCCTTTGGGAACGGGATATTCCTTTATTGATGGATGCAGGTGCTTTAACGGAAAGGGAATATGCACCTCGGGAAACGCCTGTTATTATTACGCCCCATCCGGGAGAATTTAGTCGCATGACGGGAAAAACAGTCGAAGAAATTCAAAGCGATCGGATTAAACTCGCTTCCGAATATGCGATAAATCATCGCATGATTGTCGTTTTAAAAGGGACCTATACCGTCATTGCCTACCCAGATGGGACCGGTGTCATCAATACGTCCGGAAACCATTGTTTAGCGAAGGGTGGTTCTGGAGATACGCTAACTGGGATGCTCCTCGCTCTTTTATGTACGGAAGAGGATATAAAATCTGCTGTTGCCAACGGTGTTTATTTGCACGGAGCTTGTGCCGATGAAATCGTTAAAAACAAAGATGCACGAGCCGTTTCAATCGGCGAACTGACCGATGTTTTAGGTACTGTTCTTCAACGGATAAAAGGATAA